The Pseudomonas syringae KCTC 12500 genome contains the following window.
TCATGGCGTACTGGAAAACCACCACCGGAACGCTGGCGATGGGTTTGAGCAGATCGCTGCTCCAGAACTGGTTGCCGAAAGCGGTGAACAGCAGCGGCGCGGTTTCGCCGGTGATGCGTGCCAATGCGAGCAATACGCCGGTTACCACACCCGCCTTGGCCGCGCGAAGGACGATTTGCAGGGTCAGCTTCCATTGCGGTACACCCAGCGCCAGCGCAGCTTCACGCATGGTCGAGGGTTGCAGTTGCATCATTTCGTCAGTGGTACGCACCACCACCGGTATCACCAGCAATGCCAGTGCGAGCGCACCGGCAATCGCCGAAAAGCCCACCTGATGGCCTGTCACCGCGTTGAGTGGCAGTACCACGACGGTGTAGACGAACAGACCGAGCACGATGGAAGGTGCCGACAGCAGGATGTCGTTGATGAAGCGAACCGTGTTGCCCAGTTTGGTGTAGCGGGCAAATTCGGCCAGCCAGATGCCGGCCATCAGGCCGATCGGCGTACCGATCAGCAGGCCGATGCCGGACATCAGCACGCTGCCGTAGAACGCGTTGGCCAGGCCACCCTCGGTACCAGGCGGCGGAGTCATGCCGGTAAACAGTTGCAGGTTGAGCGCGTCGATGCCCTTGATGATGGTGGTCAGCAGAATCCACACCAGCCATAGCAGGCCGAAGGCAGTAGCACCACAGCTGAGCACCATCGCAATCTTGTTCTTGAAACTGCGAACCCGATACAGGTGCTCGCTGCCGGTCACATCCTTACTCATAACCCCTCCTTACGCGAAAGGCGCGACAGCATCAGGCGTGCAAGGGCCAGCACGATGAAGGTGACGACGAACAACAGGAAGCCGAGGGCGATCAGTGCGGAACGGTGCAAGTCGGTATAGGCCTCGTTGAACTCGTTGGCGATCACCGAAGCGATCGAACTGCTCGGCATCATCAGCGAAGCCGAGAACTGATGCGCGTTGCCCAGTACGAAGGTTACCGCCATGGTTTCGCCGAGCGCGCGTCCCAGCCCGAGGAACACACCGCCGACAACGGCCGAACGGGTGTAAGGCAGCACGATGTCCCAGACCACTTCCCAGGTTGTACCGCCCAGTGCATAGGCCGATTCTTTAAGGGCTACGGGCACGGTGCGGAAGACTTCCTGCATCACCGAGGTAATGAACGGCGTGATCATGATCGCCAGCACGATACCGGCGGTCAGCATGCCGATACCCAACGGTGGCCCCTGGAACATCGGACCGATCAGCGGCAGTGCGCCAAGGTTTTCGGTGATCCACGGCGACAGGTGTTCAGCCATGAATGGGCCGAAGACAAACAGCCCCCACATGCCGTAGATGATCGAAGGGATACCGGCCAACAGCTCGATGGCCGAGCGATCGGCATGCGCCGCCTTGGAGCCGCATCGATCGCTCGGCCATCGAGCTGTTGGCGGTATCCTTCGATCATCTACGGCATGTGGGGCTGTTTGTCTTCGGCCCATTCATGGCTGAACACCTGTCGCCGTGGATCACCGAAAACCTTGGCGCACTGCCGCTGATCGGTCCGATGTTCCAGGGGCCACCGTTGGGTATCGGCATGCTGACCGCCGGTATCGTGCTGGCGATCATGATCACGCCGTTCATTACCTCGGTGATGCAGGAAGTCTTCCGCACCGTGCCCGTAGCCCTTAAAGAATCGGCCTA
Protein-coding sequences here:
- the pstA gene encoding phosphate ABC transporter permease PstA, translating into MSKDVTGSEHLYRVRSFKNKIAMVLSCGATAFGLLWLVWILLTTIIKGIDALNLQLFTGMTPPPGTEGGLANAFYGSVLMSGIGLLIGTPIGLMAGIWLAEFARYTKLGNTVRFINDILLSAPSIVLGLFVYTVVVLPLNAVTGHQVGFSAIAGALALALLVIPVVVRTTDEMMQLQPSTMREAALALGVPQWKLTLQIVLRAAKAGVVTGVLLALARITGETAPLLFTAFGNQFWSSDLLKPIASVPVVVFQYAMSPFDDWHSLAWAGALVMTLFVLILSLLSRLILLRNRAS